aacacacaaatggcaaggaccttgtgcgacctggagtgacacgattCACTAGCCACCTCATCACTTGGTagagcattcttagtgccattcctcatcttaagcagatgttAGTGTCTGATGCTTGGTTGGGGTCTACATACTCCATAAaacctgaagcagagaagattgtaagcattgtttttgatgaagcATTCAACAAAGGTGAAGAGGAGTTGACTGtagtaagtaacaaacacaaaagtaaactTCATACAAGATAATCTATCTGCTGATTTTATTTTTCAAGGGttaattttgtactaatttaaaatttgttttcatttctttAGGTGGcagaacctttggtaagggttcttcgtatGGAGGATGGAGaaggcatgccaatgggtttcatttatgaggccatggataggccaaagaggccatttcactTTACTATCGTGGAAacacaagaaaatgtgaaatcctttggcgcttcattgatcgtaggtggacaaaccaactccaccaactgATACATACCTTCACCTACTTCTTGAACCCGAAGTTCTACTTCTCCGATTCATTTAGGGCTAATGAGGAGGTCATGGCAAGTGTTATtgcatgcattgataagatgacacTTGATgctgagttgagagacaaggttcttgatgacttggaggtgagatttgacatttgcaattgcttTGTCTTTATTTATTAATCTagaaatgttcattattgaatttgagtttgacactttgactatctatttatgaatttggaaatgttcattgttcaagatctacaagaGTGCAGAGaggagactcttctcatcacaactagcaattgataggagaggaaaacaacaaccaggtaaaaaatTAACTTAGTTCAATACTACAAGAAAAAaactacaaacttgattgttacattttttctCAATTCTAACATCTCTAAAtgtttttgtagatttatggtgggagaattatggtgttggcgtgcctaatcttcaaaagatagccgtttgtgttttgtctcagccatgcagtgcttctgggtgtgaacgaaattggagtgtatttgagagcattcacacaaagaagagaaatagattgacACAAAAGCAGCTCAATGATCTTATCTTCATTtggtacaaccttcgccttcgagttaCAAAGGTGaagggtgtttcacatgaggccattgacttgggtgaaattgatccatatggtgattggaccgtgaatgaacaaaatgatggtgatgatgtcctccttaccgaagaaaaaattgcaaaaatagaGAGAGGAGCATCACAAGAAGCAGTTTGAGCAAGATTGGAGGAAATGGAGGAGGCTGAAAATGAGGACTTTCATTTAGAAGAAGAAGCATCTtaccatttagataccacaacacccactaCTACTACTTCTAGCTtaaggcctgaaaaattgagctatattagaagtgcaaagaggaagatgtagtcttctctttggtttgtttattattgtttttcacatttggagttggacatatcattatatgtaatttggtAAACATTTATACACTTActctgctattatacattttagagtttgaaactatgagtaatgAGTATGATTCTATGAGTATGAacgatgaaatttcaaatattgagtgtttggagatcatatgacgtgtaatgtttcaattatggctcttatgttctctacatgcattaatttctttatgttttttttgtaaaactacggttttttttttgccgagtctttcgcgagtctttcacgagtccgagtccaatTCCAATTTTTTGGTTTACCGAGTCCATGGCGAGTACCAATTTTAAAACTTTGACTTCAAGAACCTTGTTCCATGATCTTATGAACATTCAAGAAAGAGCCACAAAGACAACAAGAAAAAGAAACTAAAAAAGAAATGACTATTACTTGCACTTGGGGAAACAATAGATGTTAGCTTAAAACTTGACATGATACAAAAATTTCATATGGCTACAACAATTCGTTTTTATCAAATACATTATATTTTGTCTCCATAGTA
The nucleotide sequence above comes from Cryptomeria japonica chromosome 11, Sugi_1.0, whole genome shotgun sequence. Encoded proteins:
- the LOC131068774 gene encoding uncharacterized protein LOC131068774, giving the protein MASVIACIDKMTLDAELRDKVLDDLEIYKSAERRLFSSQLAIDRRGKQQPDLWWENYGVGVPNLQKIAVCVLSQPCSASGCERNWSVFESIHTKKRNRLTQKQLNDLIFIWYNLRLRVTKVKGVSHEAIDLGEIDPYGDWTVNEQNDGDDVLLTEEKIAKIERGASQEAV